The region CCTAAAAATGGTTCTTACCCAAAAAACATTAATTCTCACATATTAATCCAAACGAAAAAAAACTTCATTATAATGTTTACTTGGTTTAATCCACGCCATAGTTCTGTCAGCATTAATAATCCAGTTAAAACGCTTCATCATATCAGCACCAAACAAACTAAAAGATTGATTCTTTAACTCTCCAACAAAATATCCAACAGCTACATTATTTAACTCAAAACCGCCAACACTCACCCTACTAACCTCAGCAGTTTTAGTAATCACACTCTTGCCCGCCGAATTCTTCAGTTCCCTCTCGCTAATAGTAACTAACTTCTCACTTAACACATTCTTCTCTGAGAATATATCATCGTATAACATCGCCCCTGCATATCCAGACTGCAGATAAAAAGGATGTGTATAACTCTCTCCTGTTATCTCACTAACTACATCTATAAACATAGCCCCATTTCGATGTTTTACAGGTATAGCAACATAGCCTTCTATACTAGGCATCACTTCATGTCTCACTAATTCAGCACTATCATAGTTAATCTCTAACACCTTGTCCTTAAATAACAACATCCCTATCTTACCATCTGACTCCTGCCCGCTATACTGATTATTTATAAACGAGACATTCTCCCAATTCGTCCCTGCTATCTGCACCTTATTAGACGCACTATACCCTTCCTTATCAAACTTTAACCCTACCACTTTAGCAGTTGCCTCAGGGGATATAGCTCCATCATCCATTGCTACTTGGAACATCAGATTAAGGCTGTCTCTCTCATTAACCACAGTCTTAATCAGCATATTATTATAAGTTGTTAATCTAAAAGGAATATGTACCTGAGCATCTGCTACAGCCCCTATAACAAGCATCGTTAAAAGCATCAAGTTTCTCTTCATAATCAAATCAATTTAAAGGTTAGTTGGTTATGGTAAATCTATAAAAATAATTCATGCTATAAAGTATCGAATGATTAAATTGACCATATATAATCTTTTCAAAATAAGCACTAATTTTACTCTAATCATGAAAACAAATTGAATTAAAAAGCGATTTATACTCACCACATCTAACTCCTTCATCACCGCTTCAACATTACTACAAGATTACCCTATTAACAAAGCCTTTTGTTGAAGTATTATTGACGTAATTTTAAATCACTCTTGAAGCAAACACCTCATAAAAATAAGAGTATGATAATAACCATAATTAACTTCATTATTTAGCATTACCTCAACTATAATAGTTTCATATAAACGCTAAAATACATGATACTTCATAAGATTGAGATACATGATAATCTCTAAGGTTGATATAAATAAGATCTCCTAAACATTCGAGATCTATTTTATAAATCCATGCTAACCTTGTTAAAAAAACAACACAAAAGATAAAGATTTAGACCCTAAAGTGACATTATATTCACTTAGTATGTGATGATTACGAATAAACCCTTATATTTGGTAGTAAACTCATTGCTAGTAAAATAGTTAATTGTGCTTATTTAATTTGGTAGTAAAAAGAGTATTGCCATATATTTGTAGCTTATTTCTTTGCAAAAAATATGAATAAATTACTGATAGTGGGGACGGTGGCCTTTGATGCGATAGAAACTCCATTCGGAAAGACAGACAAGATCTTAGGTGGTGCGGCAACGTACATCGGATTGTCTGCCTCACACTTCAAAATTAAATCAGCTATAGTGTCTGTGGTAGGAGATGATTTTCCACAAGAACACTTGGATCTTTTAAATAGTAAAAACATAGATACCTCAGGAATCGAAGTTGTACAAGGAGGAAAAACCTTCTTCTGGAGCGGTAGATACCACAATGATCTAAATTCTAGAGATACATTAGACACACAGCTTAATGTATTAGCAGACTTTAACCCTGTAGTTCCTACAGACTTTAAAGACGCAGATGTAGTGATGTTAGGTAACTTACATCCAAATATTCAAATAGGTGTCTTAGATCAATTAACTACTCAACCAAAACTTGTCGTATTAGATACTATGAACTTTTGGATGAACTGTGCTCTTGAGGAACTGAAAGAAGTATTAAAAAGAGTAGATGCGATCACTATCAACGATGAGGAAGCACGTCAACTATCTGGTGAATATTCACTAGTAAAGGCGGCTGAAGTTATTCATACGATGGGACCAAAATATGTAGTGATTAAGAAAGGTGAGCATGGTGCTTTACTTTTCGCTGATAAAGATGTATTCTTTGCTCCTGCATTACCATTAAAAGAAGTATTCGACCCTACTGGGGCTGGAGATACATTTGCAGGTGGTTTTACAGGATATTTAACACAGAGTAGCAATGTTTCGTTTAGAAACATGAAAAACGCTATTATATATGGATCCAATCTTGCCTCATTCTGTGTAGAAGAATTCGGAACATGTAGGATGGAAAATTTAAATGATAGTGATGTGGTGAAAAGACTACAACAATTTAAGATGTTAACTCAATTCGATATCGAATTAAAACAATAATGTAAAATTATAAGCCTCGTCATGGGGCTTTTTTTATTCAACAACAACACACAACTAAACATGAGCGACGCTTTAAAACACGAATGTGGTATAGCAGTTTTAAGATTAAAAAAACCGCTATCTTTCTACAAAGAAAAGTATGGTAGTGCCTTCTACCCTATACAGAAGATGTACTTACTACTAGAAAAACAGCACAACAGAGGACAAGATGGAGCTGGACTAGCAAGTATCAAACTAGATATGGATGCTGGTGAGCGTTATATCAGTCGCGTTCGCTCTAATAAAGCACAACCTATACAAGATATATTCCAACAAATCAATGAACGTATCAATGAGGAGATGGAAGCTCATCCTGA is a window of Myroides oncorhynchi DNA encoding:
- a CDS encoding PfkB family carbohydrate kinase, giving the protein MNKLLIVGTVAFDAIETPFGKTDKILGGAATYIGLSASHFKIKSAIVSVVGDDFPQEHLDLLNSKNIDTSGIEVVQGGKTFFWSGRYHNDLNSRDTLDTQLNVLADFNPVVPTDFKDADVVMLGNLHPNIQIGVLDQLTTQPKLVVLDTMNFWMNCALEELKEVLKRVDAITINDEEARQLSGEYSLVKAAEVIHTMGPKYVVIKKGEHGALLFADKDVFFAPALPLKEVFDPTGAGDTFAGGFTGYLTQSSNVSFRNMKNAIIYGSNLASFCVEEFGTCRMENLNDSDVVKRLQQFKMLTQFDIELKQ